GACAGGCCGGCTCGCAGCCGTCCGTCGGCCCTGTTCCGTCGGCAAACGTGACGATCCGTGCGGAGCTGGCCGCCGACTGGTTATCGTAGCCGTCGCCGACCGTCCAGTCGTCCCCGAGCGGTTCGCTTTCGTTGAGCGGCTCGAGGCGAACGTCGATCCGATCGTAGCGGGTTTCGTCTTCCCTGAGGCCGAGCCGTTCGGACAGATCGTCGTCCTCGTCGAAGAACCGCTCGAGTTCGGTCTCCGGCCCCGACTCCGTCGACAGATCGTGCACGGCTCGGTCGGCGACGCGGTCGGCCTGGGCCGTCTGCCCGCCGGAAACCGACGAGTCGAACGGGGTCAGGATCGACGGGAGAAACGAGAAGACGAAGGCTACGGCCAGGATGAACACGCCGATCCCGATGGCGAAGTCCTGCGTGGTCTGGCCGCGCTCGCGCAGGGAGATCGACACCGTCTTCGGGCGTCGGTCGCGGTCGGTTCGGGTCCGTGTTCGGCTCATGATTATGCCACCAGCGTCCAGCCGACGAGTGCGATCGTCGCCAGTATGACGGCGTATTTCAATCCGCTCAAGATGTCCGCATCGCGGATGTAGCCACAGATAATCCCGGAGAGGATCG
This portion of the Haloterrigena gelatinilytica genome encodes:
- a CDS encoding DUF7287 family protein — translated: MSRTRTRTDRDRRPKTVSISLRERGQTTQDFAIGIGVFILAVAFVFSFLPSILTPFDSSVSGGQTAQADRVADRAVHDLSTESGPETELERFFDEDDDLSERLGLREDETRYDRIDVRLEPLNESEPLGDDWTVGDGYDNQSAASSARIVTFADGTGPTDGCEPACRLVVRVW